From one Lotus japonicus ecotype B-129 chromosome 3, LjGifu_v1.2 genomic stretch:
- the LOC130744426 gene encoding GCN5-related N-acetyltransferase 4, chloroplastic-like produces MEEEDMEEEDLEAGIQSVDSLSRTGIAYISNVAVREKFRQKGIAKLLVAKAESHARSWGCRAIALQCDLKNPAATKLYKGQGFKCIKVPEGANWPQPKTPPDDNFHFMLKLLNKPVASKSN; encoded by the exons atggAGGAGGAAgacatggaggaggaggatcttgAAGCTGGTATTCAGTCTGTTGATAGTCTCTCAAG GACTGGAATTGCATACATATCAAATGTGGCGGTAAGGGAAAAATTTAGGCAAAAGGGAATAGCTAAACTATTGGTGGCCAAGGCAGAATCACATGCCAGAAGTTGGGGTTGTCGTGCCATTGCATTACAATGTGATTTGAAAAATCCTGCAGCCACAAAGTTATACAAAGGCCAAGGTTTCAAATGTATCAAGGTTCCAGAAGGAGCTAACTGGCCTCAACCAAAGACTCCACCGGATGATAATTTCCACTTCATGCTGAAGCTTCTCAACAAACCAGTTGCTTCTAAATCTAATTAG
- the LOC130744427 gene encoding uncharacterized protein LOC130744427, which translates to MTFQRRTKGSSRSRSAGPASPPLVNPPSLGGLPLIESEINAFWHRVFATLPQSTDETPTQGAICQPSEQSSNESVTETACQKHVVVDADAETAASPSKKRTIGSTSVDPTLGSSIDVVPSKTVRTAPNVAAPGSGELVPDTVPPLEIDEPAPRPTDDAAQPSPTRKSQKSKGGDLGTDGKSGVVIPSPQKLKKKKKKVKRAKATKTGETSTPRQGMVGEDEPNPKEGEAPKEGEAGASPLPKETLVGQSAPKGAASDFPQTILPFDHPSPQAGASSPRASPVHTASHSDEDQAPAVSPSPRLSFLAVSDPNADEKESSPSNQQPTPVDFILTDPFFGNMKGAENPDLDGMAQEAISSLLRAGCLFAKSSQDSATSAEVEELHKKAERYRLATLEAYGERDKLLTQVVAQTTKLTNLGIEMNDRETDLSACEDRMEDLKDERDDLQKELEAKNEAIAASRAACIVKD; encoded by the exons ATGACTTTTCAGCGCCGCACCAAAGGATCCTCTCGATCCCGCAGCGCCGGTCCCGCATCTCCTCCTTTGGTTAACCCTCCTTCCCTCGGAGGACTTCCCCTTATTGAGAGTGAAATCAACGCCTTCTGGCACCGGGTTTTCGCCACTCTTCCCCAGTCCACGGACGAAACCCCCACCCAAGGAGCCATTTGTCAACCCTCTGAGCAGTCTTCTAACGAGTCCGTTACTGAGACAGCCTGCCAG AAACACGTTGTCGTCGATGCTGATGCCGAGACCGCCGCTTCCCCTTCAAAGAAGCGGACCATAGGATCCACCTCGGTTGATCCTACGCTTGGATCTTCGATCGATGTTGTTCCTTCCAAAACTGTCCGGACAGCCCCAAATGTTGCTGCTCCTGGGTCTGGCGAGTTGGTACCAGACACCGTCCCTCCGCTGGAGATTGATGAGCCGGCACCGAGGCCTACCGATGATGCTGCTCAACCTTCCCCCAcaagaaaatcccaaaaatccAAAGGGGGTGACCTTGGCACAGATGGAAAGTCTGGGGTCGTGATTCCTTCGCcccaaaagttgaaaaagaaaaagaaaaaggtcaAGAGAGCCAAGGCCACCAAAACCGGTGAAACATCTACTCCTCGCCAAGGCATGGTGGGCGAGGATGAGCCCAACCCCAAGGAGGGCGAGGCACCCAAGGAGGGCGAGGCGGGTGCCTCGCCCCTTCCCAAGGAGACTCTTGTTGGTCAAAGTGCTCCTAAGGGCGCTGCTTCTGATTTCCCTCAAACAATCCTCCCTTTTGACCATCCATCCCCACAAGCTGGGGCAAGCTCACCCAGGGCCTCCCCAGTCCACACAGCGAGTCACAGTGATGAGGATCAAGCTCCTGCCGTCTCACCTTCCCCCCGCCTCTCTTTCCTCGCCGTTAGTGATCCGAACGCTGACGAGAAAGAGAGCTCTCCTTCAAACCAGCAACCCACTCCTGTCGACTTTATCCTGACTGACCCTTTCTTCGGTAATATGAAAGGAGCTGAAAATCCTGACCTTGATGGTATGGCACAAGAAGCCATCTCGAGCCTTTTGCGCGCGGGGTGTCTCTTCGCCAAGTCATCCCAGGATTCAGCTACATCCGCTGAAGTTGAAGAACTCCACAAGAAGGCTGAGAGGTATCGTCTCGCCACACTTGAAGCGTACGGAGAACGTGACAAGTTGCTGACTCAGGTGGTGGCCCAAACTACAAAGCTGACCAATTTGGGAATCGAGATGAACGATCGCGAGACCGACTTATCCGCCTGTGAAGATAGAATGGAGGACTTAAAGGACGAGCGGGATGATTTGCAGAAGGAGTTGGAGGCGAAGAATGAAGCCATCGCCGCGAGCAGGGCCGCCTGCATTGTTAAGGACTAG
- the LOC130744411 gene encoding uncharacterized protein LOC130744411 has protein sequence MCSKTASSTRWHEEERSKDGKLRHPVDGEAWKFFDKCHRDFADDSRNTRLGLASDGFNPFRSMSLSHSTWPVILIPYNFPPWWCMKAEYSILSLLIPGPQSPGKNIDVFLQPLIEELKILWDSGVETYDSSLNQTFQMRAALLWTINDFPAYAMLSGWSTKGKLACPCCHYNTNSTYLRYSRKMCYMDHRIFLPTDHEYRSNIRAFNGKEEYRTAPDLLKGEDVLDLLENFTNIFGKTQKKVTNGPWRKKSIFFELPYWKDNLLRHNLDVMHIEKNLFGNIIGTLLDIPGKTKDHKKARFDLQDMGIRKTLHPKVTDDGRNIMFSKACFSMTSEEKSIFCGVLKNAKVPDGCASNISRCVDLAEKKISGYKSHDANFMLHYLLQVAVRSTLPNQVAHPLIRLGSFFRCLFQKVIEVSDLNIMKSEIAKTLCQLETIFPPSFFDIMVHLPIHLFDEVRLGGPVQFRWMYFPERYLCKLKGYVRNKSRPEGSIAEAHLVEECLTLCSRYLHGGVETRLNRMRRNGDRSHPSLGHPIGGKKKGEVISLNYKSKNQAHRYILFNHDEVQNFIREHENEIASGNKRKRWSKAKSQGQDFIEWFKTRALMDDVPGHLKDLSRGPNIIARRFSGYVINGYRLNSKKREETHKTQNSGVTVVSLTESFASTKDQNPTTKPITYYGSITEIIELDYYGSFKFVLFRCDWYQVEEDKYGLTCVYFNRRCYVDEPFVLPTQVRQCFYIEDPFDSNRNYVMKTIPRDLFNMVDELDSDALESCQSEPLDHAVNLATVDSDCEVELVRDDMPPTITENPLLELEDFDFDIQSEDSDFDDTLLDYMD, from the exons ATGTGCTCGAAGACAGCTAGCTCAACAAGGTGGCACGAAGAAGAGCGTTCAAAAGATGGGAAGTTAAGGCATCCTGTAGATGGAGAGGCATGGAAATTCTTTGATAAATGTCATCGTGACTTCGCTGATGATTCACGTAACACAAGGCTTGGTTTGGCTAGTGATGGATTTAATCCTTTTAGATCCATGAGTTTATCTCATAGTACTTGGCCTGTGATACTGATACCATATAATTTTCCCCCGTGGTGGTGCATGAAAGCtgaatattctattctatctttgtTAATCCCTGGACCACAATCACCTGGGAAAAACATTGATGTGTTCCTCCAACCATTAATTGAAGAGTTGAAGATATTGTGGGATTCTGGAGTAGAAACATATGACTCTTCACTAAATCAAACATTCCAAATGCGAGCAGCTCTGTTATGGACTATTAATGACTTTCCTGCGTATGCTATGTTGAGTGGGTGGAGTACAAAAGGAAAATTAGCTTGTCCTTGTTGCCATTATAACACGAATTCTACTTATTTGAGGTATAGTCGAAAGATGTGTTATATGGATCACCGTATTTTTTTGCCAACGGATCATGAATATAGATCAAATATTAGAGCTTTTAATGGGAAAGAAGAATATAGAACTGCACCAGATTTGTTAAAAGGAGAGGATGTCTTAGATTTGTTAGAGAACTTCACTAATATATTTGGAAAGACGCAAAAGAAAGTTACTAATGGTCCATGGAGGAAAAAATCCATATTTTTTGAGTTGCCATATTGGAAGGATAATCTTTTACGCCATAACTTGGACGTCATGCACATAGAGAAAAACTTATTTGGTAACATCATTGGGACTTTGTTGGATATTCCAGGGAAGACTAAGGATCATAAAAAAGCTCGTTTTGACTTACAAGACATGGGCATTAGAAAGACACTCCATCCCAAAGTAACCGATGATGGTAGAAATATAATGTTCTCAAAAGCATGTTTCTCCATGACTTCAGAAGAGAAAAGCATATTCTGTGGTGTTTTGAAGAATGCAAAGGTGCCGGATGGTTGCGCGTCTAACATTTCAAGATGTGTTGATCTTGCTGAGAAAAAAATTTCTGGCTACAAGAGTCATGATGCCAATTTTATGCTACATTACTTGCTTCAAGTAGCAGTGAGAAGTACATTGCCTAACCAGGTTGCCCACCCTTTAATTCGTCTAGGTTCATTTTTTCGATGTTTATTCCAGAAAGTTATTGAGGTGAGCGATTTGAATATCATGAAATCAGAGATTGCAAAAACACTTTGCCAATTGGAGACAATTTTCCCTCCTAGTTTCTTTGATATAATGGTTCATTTGCCTATACATCTTTTTGATGAGGTCAGATTGGGAGGGCCAGTGCAATTTCGATGGATGTACTTTCCAGAAAGGTACTTGTGTAAATTGAAGGGATATGTTCGTAACAAAAGTCGTCCAGAAGGTTCTATTGCTGAGGCGCACTTGGTTGAAGAATGTCTAACATTGTGCTCAAGATATTTACATGGTGGTGTAGAGACAAGGCTTAATAGAATGAGAAGGAACGGTGATAGATCTCATCCAAGCCTTGGTCATCCAATTGGAGGAAAGAAAAAGGGTGAAGTAATTTCACTGAACTACAAGTCAAAAAATCAGGCCCATCGTTATATCTTGTTCAATCACGATGAAGTTCAAAATTTCATTAG GGAGCATGAAAATGAAATTGCAAGTGGTAATAAAAGAAAGAGGTGGAGTAAAGCAAAGAGCCAAGGACAAGATTTCATTGAATGGTTCAAAACCCGAGCTTTAATGGATGATGTACCTGGCCACCTTAAGGATCTTTCTAGAGGGCCAAATATAATTGCAAGACGCTTTTCTGGCTACGTGATTAATGGTTACcgtttaaattcaaaaaaacgAGAAGAAACACATAAAACTCAAAATAGTGGTGTGACGGTGGTGTCCCTAACCGAAAGCTTTGCAAGCACCAAGGATCAGAATCCGACAACAAAACCAATAACATACTATGGGTCAATTACTGAAATAATCGAGCTAGACTACTATGGTAGTTTTAAGTTTGTGTTATTTAGATGTGATTGGTATCAAGTTGAAGAAGATAAATACGGATTGACTTGTGTTTATTTCAATAGGAGATGTTATGTGGATGAGCCTTTTGTGTTGCCTACTCAAGTCCGACAATGCTTTTATATTGAAGATCCTTTTGATTCAAATAGGAATTATGTTATGAAGACCATACCAAGGGATCTTTTTAATATGGTTGATGAATTAGATTCAGATGCCTTGGAATCATGTCAAAGTGAGCCATTAGATCATGCAGTGAACCTTGCAACAGTTGATTCTGATTGCGAAGTTGAGTTGGTTAGGGATGATATGCCTCCAACAATTACTGAAAATCCGTTGCTTGAGTTAGAAGACTTTGATTTTGACATTCAATCTGAAGATTCTGATTTTGATGACACTTTGTTGGACTACATGGATTGA